The Hyphomonas sediminis genome contains the following window.
AGTCACACCTATCTCCGCCAAAAAGACGCCTTAGACATAGGCTTGATAGCCAGAGACGTGAAGCCGGAGGCACCTCTACACATGGCCGATACCACAATGAATGCCGAAACCCCTGTTGCCGATGCAGAAGCTGCCGCAGAGGCGCTGGCCCGTGTGAAGACGGAAATCGGCAAGGCCGTGTTCGGCCAGGAGAAGGTGATCGAGCTGTCGCTCGCTGCCGTGCTGGCCGGGGGACATGCCCTGCTGATCGGCGCGCCGGGCCTTGCCAAGACGCGCCTGGTGGAAGCGATGGGCACGGCGCTGGGCCTGGCCAACCAGCGCATCCAGTTCACGCCCGACCTGATGCCCTCCGATATTCTCGGCTCCGAAGTGCTGAATGAAGGCCCGGATGGGGAGCGCAGCTTCCGCTTCATCAAGGGGCCGGTGTTTACCCAGCTGCTGATGGCCGACGAGATCAACCGGGCGAGCCCGCGCACCCAGTCTGCGCTTCTCCAGGCGATGCAGGAGAAACATGTGACCGTGGCGGGCGCGCGCCATGACCTGCCTGCGCCGTTCCATGTGCTGGCGACGCAGAACCCGATCGAGCAGGAGGGCACCTAT
Protein-coding sequences here:
- a CDS encoding AAA family ATPase, which gives rise to MADTTMNAETPVADAEAAAEALARVKTEIGKAVFGQEKVIELSLAAVLAGGHALLIGAPGLAKTRLVEAMGTALGLANQRIQFTPDLMPSDILGSEVLNEGPDGERSFRFIKGPVFTQLLMADEINRASPRTQSALLQAMQEKHVTVAGARHDLPAPFHVLATQNPIEQEGTYPLPEAQLDRFLLKVDVSYPDLDTERRILIETTRGAEAPVKAALSPAELMKIQALVRQMPVGEKLVATILNLIREARPEQTSDARVKRLVDWGPSPRAGQALMLAARARALLRGRLAPSMEDIEALAEPCLGHRMAMRYDPTGDAPKLSDLINDLVRKAA